Part of the Gammaproteobacteria bacterium genome is shown below.
CGCGAAATTGACGAAGGACGCTTTGTCGACCTGATAGAGGTCGATGCCGCATCGCGGACAAAGGTCGACGATACCCGCGAGCTGCTTGATAACGTGCAGTATCGTCCCACTCGTGGCGTGTTCAAGGTGTACCTCATTGACGAAGTGCATATGCTGTCAAAGCACTCTTTCAACGCATTGCTCAAAACCCTCGAAGAGCCGCCGGAGCACGTCAAGTTCCTGCTGGCAACGACCGACCCGCAGAAGCTTCCCGTCACGGTGCTGTCGCGCTGCCTGCAGTTCAACCTGAAGAAGTTGCCGCTGGATCTTATTGTCGAACGGCTGCGGCTCATCACCGGCAGCGAGGAGGTTGAAACAGACGAGGGCGCACTGCTGCGGCTGGCGCGCGCCGCCGATGGCAGCATGCGTGATGCACTCAGTCTGCTCGACCAGGCGATTTCTTTTGGCGACGGCAAGCTGACCGATGCCGAGGTGCTCACCATGCTGGGCAGCATCGATCGCCAGGAAATCGCCGCCATCCTGCAGGCAGTTGTAGCCGGCGATGCGCCGGGCGTCATGCAGGGAATTGCAGCGATGGATGAACATGCGCCCGATTACGAAGCAGCGCTGGGTGATATTGCCAGCCTCCTGCAGCGTGCCGCCCTGGCCCAGCTGGTCCCGGATGCCATTGATGACAGCCACGGCGATCGCGAACTGGCGATGGCGCTGGCCGGGGTAGCATCGGCCGATGAGTTGCAGCTTTATTACCAGATTGCGCTCATCGGGCGACGCGACCTCTATCTCGCGGCCAACCCGCGTGGCGGCTTCGAGATGGTGCTGCTGCGCATGCTGGCATTTCGTCCTGCCGGCCCGGGTGACAGCGCCGGCAC
Proteins encoded:
- the dnaX gene encoding DNA polymerase III subunit gamma/tau, whose translation is REIDEGRFVDLIEVDAASRTKVDDTRELLDNVQYRPTRGVFKVYLIDEVHMLSKHSFNALLKTLEEPPEHVKFLLATTDPQKLPVTVLSRCLQFNLKKLPLDLIVERLRLITGSEEVETDEGALLRLARAADGSMRDALSLLDQAISFGDGKLTDAEVLTMLGSIDRQEIAAILQAVVAGDAPGVMQGIAAMDEHAPDYEAALGDIASLLQRAALAQLVPDAIDDSHGDRELAMALAGVASADELQLYYQIALIGRRDLYLAANPRGGFEMVLLRMLAFRPAGPGDSAGTDAPVRKAAAKPKAASTTAQKKPPVATAAPQTTTKPDPQPAQVQKPKPAIATDGQVDWAGIIEQVNLRGAARELAANCEFSRRKGHVWHLTLDERHAHLLTDQQRDRLGAALSEVTGAEVSLRIKLGKPAAATPAEKKVQAAEDELDAARDNIASDPNVKALKDLFGASVVEDSVRPTDNGENGA